In one Lolium rigidum isolate FL_2022 chromosome 3, APGP_CSIRO_Lrig_0.1, whole genome shotgun sequence genomic region, the following are encoded:
- the LOC124702576 gene encoding LOW QUALITY PROTEIN: uncharacterized protein LOC124702576 (The sequence of the model RefSeq protein was modified relative to this genomic sequence to represent the inferred CDS: inserted 2 bases in 1 codon): protein MSHPGKFVSVNLNRSYGQSTQSHHGGRSSRPAAPSAAAGGGMVVLSRGRGASSVAKPQQPKLSVPPPLNLPSLRKEHERFDGATATSAGGAASAPARSGGAVAGWTKPAPASEKPLGSAPLPSGVARPPSYGFQDKAAVLRGEDFPSLKAAVAPPPPPPVQQRHKDGDGARAATPEARPMPLGMRPQVTPSRGADPLASAGAGAHASVEKARKHDLGPLPLVRLRYNSDWADDERDTGLSLPERDSRESGFGRSEPMAPGRELYMREPDSFGRVSIAAAKEGGGQDGPWRSPLPNHSRDRESVTGGASKDLRSSNREPAVRAYGQNGTELHGAAHVGVTAGERHIDNSNNWYRGNSFHNNAVSKVQPYLGNKGPPINDPGTKFGRDKWLVGSSVKPLVEDLSFDSISAVNLSSIKKKKEATKPSDFHDPARESFEAELDRILRIQEQERQRVVEEQTRVREVARKQDEERERLIREEEERRRLVEEEARRAAWQAEQETLEAARRVEEQRIAREEEKMRVAMEEERRREAARQKLLELEAKIARRRAEPNMRGGNLLSAANDELALGALKDRDVAQYANAGERLDIDRMGEHITTSAALESSSVNKYSDTVPRALHTLGDERSCFVDREHVYHSAEAAFEGQENLHYGPRHDTLGTKRASFPKKDSYDGFGALSAGPSSRGQTTDSPWALEDYRQGRVPRWDAPREVDRFDKRSEFESDFFNSDRFGDAAWLPSGSYGIPTAQQGDGMFQNSEANDFSSFTRSRYSMRQPRVPPPPPAVTSMHRSAIGTSTHRANSSFIDGGMRESSSSAYQEASLQHGTPAGDLVVNEXRASPILGSQSSLSVSSPPTSPPHVSHDEMDVSGDSPALPTSADGDRTVVSDNDLAASTLDAANVSRIATSSTASHMEDDEWPSEHNEAKQKQDEYDEEGNIYQEDEINDGDDDNLDLDHEFADRHLDLDDGFADGQNTPVEMEPVILGFDEGVQVEIPLNSELELTPVKSTEREVGVHSGVMEQEFCSGSDDPRNLVTEAEKRLQDLDLDQTNALTGESSVDPSGGTAASSSKLPQASFTHTTESSASTVIDRNDVPVSLQFGLFSGPSLIPTPVQANIQIGSIQMPIHLHNQINPTLAQMLPSSAPLFQFGQLRHIRPAPQNVQPHSQVVPSVHPPAPNPHTSKPNGSGYLPNEMNRDANHNVPSEPVSSSFIDKSVLPSAELGMDHINFHHNAPANNQMADVNGFHSRLDSTSIGENANSGVSKGESQRNHDLSLKRNHKNNRESSQFGPYGNVLNGPKAPGAVSGGRGRRYGYAVKESIMGSTGSVVEPSHKDSRGFQRRSRKNIRRTEFRVRENVEKNPTQASESFSHDEQNEKPFPDGSAREISVRNLNRKEGDRSFRSNEASDISGAGPSSTSADYYSKTERVAQKAPSYERSHYGNKKSRAGTIPEGDANTSLLAGVVRVVKQQGIEVPVDADGFIEVRSKKQIMSVRREQREKENRSKMRMAKAPRKQHQISLHSSGSSSFNNKGTVSLGGASAKKVTNSVPAVERRIDQIEPSTPLIGETASVTPIVPPSANTGSHTNCYGKKPIQGQATSNLITSSAAAKLVAGLSENNNKASSIGTPFNMGTWDSSQTNQQVMSLTQTQLEEAMEPAKFERAGPLESDNALSPAITTENAYTSSASPVNSLLAGEKIQFGAVTSPTVLAPITRTISTGLGAPGSSRPDMKIDRRPGDDNGATVLFDKEKATTKEPGPSSEEVEAEAEAAASAVAVAAICTDEAVSSTADATAASTPGNKSFSSQDLTGLTAGGAVTVQRGQSSREEPLTVALPADLSVDTPSMSLWPPLPSPQASGPMLSQFPGAQPSHFSCFEMNTMLGAHPFTFGPSDESAGAQGQQPQRSNALPSAPLGAWPQCHSVVDSFYRPPTGFAGPFISPGGIPGVQGPPHMVVYNHFAPVGQFGQMGLGFMGATYIPGDKQPDWKQNQGPSVSISQSDPSNQNMLPGQVASHGVPTQVQHLRPTSIMQIPSPLTMFDMSPFQSSGDIQMQPCWPHMPVQPLHSVPLSVQLQHPIEGTAAPQYVHNMPSDKSSTNDRFQEPSTSVMPSDSNKSFASTAASQFSDELGLVKQPASSSSDAKTVQSSLVRTGMISNEVPNSAKVMVRTNAPNINPGNATGVTSNPNSGQVANMPSKPHQSSSSPDQQYKHPVNNQDQRARVTQKTGPLNEWQRRSGYPGRSQNSGSDKKYGTGRMKQIYVAKSSSTSGPAPSG from the exons ATGTCGCACCCCGGCAAGTTCGTATCCGTTAACCTCAACCGATCCTACGGCCAGTCCACCCAATCCCACCATGGCGGCCGCTCCTCCCGCCCCGCCGCCccctctgccgccgccggcgggggCATGGTGGTGCTCTCCCGCGGCCGCGGCGCCTCCTCCGTCGCCAAGCCGCAGCAGCCCAAGCTCTCCGTGCCGCCGCCGCTGAACCTCCCCTCCCTCCGCAAGGAGCACGAGCGCTTCGATGGCGCCACCGCCACCTCAGCCGGCGGGGCCGCCTCGGCCCCGGCCCGATCTGGCGGGGCCGTGGCCGGCTGGACGAAGCCCGCTCCAGCATCCGAGAAGCCGCTCGGCTCGGCGCCGCTCCCAAGTGGCGTCGCCCGGCCCCCCTCGTACGGGTTTCAGGACAAAGCCGCCGTCTTGCGGGGGGAGGACTTCCCTTCTCTGAAAGCAGCTGtggcgccaccgcctccgccgcccgtGCAGCAGCGCCACAAGGACGGCGATGGGGCTCGGGCCGCCACGCCAGAGGCACGGCCGATGCCCCTCGGTATGCGGCCTCAGGTGACGCCCTCGCGCGGCGCTGACCCCTTGGCTTCTGCTGGTGCTGGTGCCCATGCTTCGGTGGAGAAGGCGCGAAAGCATGATTTGGGGCCGCTTCCGCTGGTGCGGCTTAGGTATAATTCTGATTGGGCTGATGATGAGCGTGATACAGGGCTGAGTCTCCCGGAACGCGACAGTAGGGAGAGTGGATTTGGTAGGAGTGAACCCATGGCTCCGGGGCGGGAACTTTATATGAGGGAGCCCGACTCCTTTGGGAGAGTTTCCATTGCTGCCGCGAAAGAGGGTGGTGGGCAAGACGGTCCGTGGCGATCCCCTCTGCCCAACCACAGTAGAGACAGAGAAAGCGTTACCGGTGGTGCCTCCAAGGATTTGCGGAGTTCTAATAGGGAGCCAGCTGTCCGAGCCTACGGACAGAACGGGACAGAACTGCATGGAGCTGCACACGTTGGAGTGACTGCGGGTGAACGCCACATCGATAATTCCAATAACTGGTACAGAGGGAATTCTTTCCATAATAATGCTGTTTCGAAGGTGCAGCCATATCTTGGTAACAAGGGTCCTCCAATTAATGACCCCGGAACTAAATTTGGCAGGGATAAGTGGCTCGTTGGAAGCTCTGTCAAGCCTTTAGTTGAGGATCTCAGCTTTGATAGCATTTCTGCCGTTAATTTGAGCTcaataaagaagaaaaaagaagcgaCCAAACCATCAGATTTCCATGATCCAGCAAGGGAGTCATTTGAGGCAGAGCTCGATAGGATCTTGAGGATACAAGAGCAAGAGAGACAGCGGGTAGTGGAAGAACAGACCAGAGTTAGAGAAGTTGCTCGCAAACAAGATGAGGAGAGGGAGAGGCTcataagagaggaggaggagaggcggcgcttgGTGGAAGAAGAGGCCAGACGGGCTGCTTGGCAAGCTGAGCAAGAGACGCTGGAAGCTGCCAGAAGAGTTGAGGAGCAGAGGATTGCTAGGGAGGAGGAGAAGATGAGGGTTGCTATGGAGGAGGAGCGGCGTAGAGAAGCAGCACGTCAAAAGCTCCTAGAGTTGGAGGCAAAGATCGCTAGACGACGAGCTGAACCAAACATGAGAGGTGGAAATCTTCTTTCAGCTGCCAATGATGAACTAGCACTTGGAGCCTTGAAAGACAGAGATGTGGCACAGTATGCCAATGCTGGTGAAAGACTTGATATTGACAGAATGGGGGAGCACATCACTACCTCCGCAGCTTTGGAGTCTTCCAGTGTCAACAAGTACAGTGATACAGTTCCAAGGGCGCTGCACACTTTGGGAGATGAACGCTCATGCTTTGTTGATAGAGAACATGTGTATCACAGTGCAGAGGCTGCATTTGAAGGCCAGGAAAATCTGCATTATGGTCCACGGCATGACACTTTGGGTACAAAAAGGGCAAGTTTCCCTAAGAAAGATTCTTATGATGGATTTGGGGCATTGTCAGCCGGGCCATCTTCGAGAGGCCAAACAACTGATTCACCATGGGCACTGGAAGATTACCGTCAAGGAAGAGTTCCAAGGTGGGATGCACCAAGGGAGGTTGACCGTTTTGACAAGCGGTCTGAATTTGAAAGCGATTTTTTTAACAGCGACAGGTTTGGAGATGCGGCATGGCTGCCTAGTGGTTCCTATGGAATCCCCACTGCTCAGCAAGGAGATGGGATGTTTCAGAACTCTGAGGCTAATGACTTCTCATCTTTTACAAGATCCCGCTACTCTATGCGGCAACCACGTgtacccccaccaccacctgctgTGACTTCAATGCACAGAAGTGCAATTGGCACTTCCACTCATCGCGCCAATTCATCTTTCATTGATGGTGGAATGAGAGAGAGTTCCAGTAGTGCATACCAAGAGGCATCCCTCCAGCACGGGACACCAGCTGGAGACCTTGTTGTCAATGA CAGGGCCAGCCCTATTTTGGGCTCACAATCTTCTCTTTCAGTTTCAAGCCCTCCTACCTCACCACCACATGTCTCACATGATGAGATGGATGTTTCTGGTGATTCACCTGCACTGCCAACTTCTGCTGATGGTGATCGAACTGTGGTATCTGACAATGACCTTGCAGCTTCAACTCTAGATGCGGCAAACGTAAGCAGAATCGCCACCTCAAGCACAGCGTCTCACATGGAGGATGATGAATGGCCAAGTGAACACAATGAAGCCAAGCAAAAACAGGATGAATATGACGAGGAAGGCAACATCTACCAGGAAGATGAAATCAATGACGGTGATGATGATAATCTTGACTTGGATCATGAGTTTGCAGACAGGCATCTTGACTTGGATGATGGGTTTGCAGATGGGCAGAATACACCTGTAGAAATGGAACCGGTTATACTTGGATTTGATGAGGGTGTACAGGTTGAAATTCCGCTGAATAGTGAGCTTGAATTAACTCCTGTGAAGAGCACTGAACGGGAAGTTGGTGTACACTCAGGTGTCATGGAGCAAGAGTTCTGTAGTGGTTCAGATGATCCTCGTAACCTTGTTACGGAAGCAGAGAAGAGACTGCAAGACTTGGATCTTGATCAAACAAATGCCTTGACAGGTGAATCTAGTGTTGATCCATCAGGTGGCACAGCCGCGTCAAGCTCCAAGTTACCTCAGGCATCTTTCACCCACACTACTGAGTCATCAGCTTCAACAGTAATTGATCGGAATGATGTTCCTGTTAGTCTGCAGTTCGGTTTGTTTTCTGGGCCATCTCTAATACCCACTCCGGTTCAAGCCAACATTCAGATTGGTTCCATACAGATGCCAATCCATCTCCACAACCAGATCAACCCAACCCTGGCTCAAATGCTGCCTTCATCAGCTCCTTTATTCCAGTTTGGTCAGTTGAGGCATATCCGCCCTGCGCCTCAGAATGTTCAGCCGCATTCTCAGGTGGTGCCCTCTGTTCATCCCCCCGCACCAAATCCACATACATCAAAACCGAATGGTTCAGGTTATCTCCCTAATGAGATGAATCGAGATGCAAATCATAATGTTCCAAGCGAGCCAGTCTCTTCTAGCTTTATTGATAAATCAGTTTTACCTTCAGCCGAGCTTGGGATGGATCATATAAATTTTCATCACAATGCACCTGCAAATAACCAGATGGCTGATGTAAATGGATTTCACAGCCGGCTTGACAGTACTTCAATTGGGGAAAATGCAAATTCTGGAGTTTCAAAAGGTGAATCTCAGAGGAACCATGATCTCTCTCTGAagaggaatcacaaaaacaacagagAATCTTCTCAATTTGGCCCATATGGCAATGTCTTGAATGGCCCAAAGGCTCCAGGTGCTGTATCTGGTGGAAGAGGGAGGAGATATGGTTATGCTGTCAAAGAATCTATTATGGGATCAACAGGTTCAGTTGTTGAACCTTCTCATAAAGATTCCAGGGGATTCCAGAGAAGGTCTCGTAAGAATATAAGAAGAACTGAATTTAGAGTGCGGGAAAATGTCGAGAAGAACCCAACCCAAGCTTCCGAGTCATTTAGCCATGATGAGCAGAATGAGAAGCCATTTCCTGATGGATCAGCAAGGGAGATCTCGGTGAGAAATCTGAACAGAAAGGAAGGCGATAGGTCATTTAGGTCTAATGAAGCAAGTGATATTAGTGGAGCAGGTCCTTCATCTACGTCTGCTGATTATTACAGTAAAACAGAGAGAGTTGCGCAGAAGGCTCCATCTTATGAGAGATCTCATTATGGGAACAAGAAATCTAGAGCGGGTACTATCCCTGAAGGAGATGCTAATACCTCGTTGCTGGCAGGAGTTGTACGTGTTGTTAAGCAGCAAGGCATTGAAGTGCCTGTTGACGCAGATGGTTTTATTGAAGTAAGGTCCAAGAAGCAGATCATGAGTGTCAGAAGAGAACAGAGGGAGAAAGAAAATAGATCCAAAATGAGGATGGCAAAG GCTCCCCGCAAACAGCATCAGATCTCCCTACACAGTTCTGGCAGTTCAAGTTTCAATAATAAGGGAACAGTTTCCTTGGGCGGAGCATCTGCAAAGAAAGTTACGAATTCTGTCCCTGCAGTTGAAAGAAGAATTGACCAAATTGAACCATCAACTCCACTCATTGGTGAAACTGCTTCAGTGACACCCATAGTGCCACCTTCAGCCAACACAGGATCTCATACGAACTGCTACGGCAAGAA GCCTATCCAAGGTCAGGCAACCTCCAACTTGATCACTTCTAGTGCTGCAGCAAAGCTCGTGGCAGGCTTATCCGAAAACAATAATAAAGCGTCATCCATTGGCACTCCATTTAACATGGGTACCTGGGATAGTTCACAGACAAACCAGCAG GTTATGTCATTAACTCAAACTCAACTCGAAGAAGCTATggaaccagcaaagtttgaacgaGCAGGTCCTTTGGAGTCCGACAATGCTTTATCTCCCGCAATAACCACAGAAAATGCGTACACATCATCTGCTAGCCCTGTTAACTCTCTTCTGGCTGGGGAGAAGATTCAGTTTG GTGCAGTTACCTCGCCAACTGTACTGGCTCCGATCACCCGGACAATTTCAACTGGGCTTGGTGCTCCAGGTTCATCTAGGCCTGATATGAAGATTGACCGAAGGCCTGGTGATGACAATGGTGCTACTGTTTTGTTCGATAAGGAGAAGGCTACAACTAAAGAACCAGGTCCAAGTTCAGAGGAGGTTGAAGCTGAGGCTGAAGCAGCTGCTTCTGCCGTCGCTGTTGCAGCTATTTGTACTGATGAGGCAGTTTCATCCACCGCTGATGCAACTGCAGCTTCTACTCCAGGCAACAAAAGCTTTAGCAGTCAGGATCTCACTGGGCTAACAGCAGGAG GGGCAGTAACAGTTCAACGTGGTCAATCATCTAGAGAGGAACCACTGACGGTTGCTCTTCCAGCAGACTTGTCAGTTGACACTCCGTCAATGTCCCTGTGGCCTCCTTTACCCAGTCCACAGGCATCGGGGCCAATGCTTTCTCAGTTTCCTGGTGCACAACCGTCCCATTTTTCTTGCTTTGAGATGAACACCATGTTAGGAGCACATCCTTTTACTTTTGGACCAAGTGATGAATCTGCTGGCGCTCAGGGTCAACAGCCTCAAAGAAGCAACGCTTTGCCTTCAGCACCATTGGGTGCTTGGCCACAATGCCACTCTGTGGTGGATTCATTTTATCGCCCCCCTACTGGCTTTGCTGGTCCTTTCATTAGCCCTGGAGGAATACCGGGTGTGCAAGGTCCTCCACATATGGTGGTCTACAACCACTTTGCCCCAGTTGGGCAATTTGGTCAAATGGGGCTTGGATTTATGGGAGCCACTTATATCCCTGGTGACAAGCAGCCTGATTGGAAGCAAAACCAGGGACCTTCTGTTAGCATTAGCCAGAGTGATCCAAGCAACCAAAATATGCTACCTGGTCAAGTAGCCTCACATGGCGTTCCTACTCAAGTGCAGCATCTACGCCCAACTTCTATCATGCAAATCCCATCCCCATTAACAATGTTTGACATGTCTCCATTCCAG TCATCAGGGGACATACAGATGCAACCTTGTTGGCCACATATGCCTGTACAGCCTCTACACTCAGTCCCATTATCAGTGCAACTGCAACATCCAATAGAGGGTACAGCGGCACCACAGTATGTTCATAACATGCCAAGCGACAAGTCAAGTACAAATGACCGGTTCCAGGAGCCCTCAACATCTGTCATGCCATCAGATAGCAACAAGAGCTTCGCAAGTACAGCGGCCTCTCAGTTCTCTGATGAGTTAGGTCTTGTTAAACAGCCAGCCTCCAGCAGTTCAGATGCTAAAACTGTTCAGTCTTCATTGGTCCGGACAGGCATGATCAGCAATGAAGTCCCAAACAGTGCCAAAGTTATGGTTAGGACCAACGCACCAAATATCAACCCTGGGAATGCTACAGGGGTGACTAGCAATCCCAACTCTGGTCAGGTTGCCAACATGCCCTCCAAGCCACACCAGTCTTCGTCATCACCAGATCAACAGTACAAACATCCAGTTAATAATCAGGATCAACGGGCCCGAGTTACCCAGAAGACTGGACCTCTGAATGAATGGCAACGTCGGTCAGGATATCCGGGAAGGAGTCAAAACTCCGGTTCTGACAAGAAATATGGCACTGGTAGGATGAAGCAGATCTATGTCGCCAAATCGTCATCAACAAGTGGCCCAGCCCCATCAGGCTAG
- the LOC124698510 gene encoding uncharacterized protein LOC124698510 isoform X4: MGGFAQRGMAGEPENPRDPLRFEDTLSGSSTGWTDEKHMLYISSLELSFVTKLYDGEVNSNGVLCWSSSEWRRKTHNGNHRNTEVDQQVYSRMVEADAAESRLSQAEHTPSYDEDQDGRKAYYMDDDDDDDASTSDPRQEGISYYARRKNFGGSCTSHLHWHGHSLSGTDLSDQNFVDNETEVSEEQRRVCSNKRLKLAADTTSSPVT; this comes from the exons ATGGGCGGATTCGCTCAGCGCGGGATGGCAGGCGAGCCAGAGAACCCGCGCGATCCGCTGCGCTTCGAG GACACACTGAGCGGTTCATCAACTGGATggacagatgagaagcacatgctCTATATTAGCTCACTGGAGTTATCATTTGTTACTAAATTATATGATGGAGAAGTCAACTCGAATGGGGTGCTCTGCTGGTCTTCAAGTGAATGGAGGCGTAAAACTCATAATGGAAATCACAGAAACACAGAAGTTGATCAG CAGGTATATAGCAGGATGGTTGAGGCTGATGCAGCCGAATCCAGATTATCACAGGCTGAGCATACACCTTCATATGACGAGGATCAGGATGGCAGGAAAGCTTATTatatggatgatgatgatgatgatgatgcatcaACTAGTGATCCAAGACAAGAGGGAATCAGTTACTATGCAAGACGGAAGAACTTTGGAGGGTCTTGTACTTCCCATTTGCACTGGCATGGGCATTCCCTTTCTGGAACAG ATTTATCAGATCAGAATTTTGTTGACAATGAGACTGAAGTTAGCGAGGAACAAAGGAGAGTATGTAGCAACAAGCGACTGAAACTAGCCGCGGATACAACCAGTAGTCCG GTTACTTGA
- the LOC124698510 gene encoding uncharacterized protein LOC124698510 isoform X2, which yields MGGFAQRGMAGEPENPRDPLRFEDTLSGSSTGWTDEKHMLYISSLELSFVTKLYDGEVNSNGVLCWSSSEWRRKTHNGNHRNTEVDQVYSRMVEADAAESRLSQAEHTPSYDEDQDGRKAYYMDDDDDDDASTSDPRQEGISYYARRKNFGGSCTSHLHWHGHSLSGTDLSDQNFVDNETEVSEEQRRVCSNKRLKLAADTTSSPAAPSAIHHVEIDYSGNS from the exons ATGGGCGGATTCGCTCAGCGCGGGATGGCAGGCGAGCCAGAGAACCCGCGCGATCCGCTGCGCTTCGAG GACACACTGAGCGGTTCATCAACTGGATggacagatgagaagcacatgctCTATATTAGCTCACTGGAGTTATCATTTGTTACTAAATTATATGATGGAGAAGTCAACTCGAATGGGGTGCTCTGCTGGTCTTCAAGTGAATGGAGGCGTAAAACTCATAATGGAAATCACAGAAACACAGAAGTTGATCAG GTATATAGCAGGATGGTTGAGGCTGATGCAGCCGAATCCAGATTATCACAGGCTGAGCATACACCTTCATATGACGAGGATCAGGATGGCAGGAAAGCTTATTatatggatgatgatgatgatgatgatgcatcaACTAGTGATCCAAGACAAGAGGGAATCAGTTACTATGCAAGACGGAAGAACTTTGGAGGGTCTTGTACTTCCCATTTGCACTGGCATGGGCATTCCCTTTCTGGAACAG ATTTATCAGATCAGAATTTTGTTGACAATGAGACTGAAGTTAGCGAGGAACAAAGGAGAGTATGTAGCAACAAGCGACTGAAACTAGCCGCGGATACAACCAGTAGTCCG GCTGCTCCATCTGCAATTCATCATGTGGAAATAGATTACAGTGGTAATTCATAA
- the LOC124698510 gene encoding uncharacterized protein LOC124698510 isoform X1, producing MGGFAQRGMAGEPENPRDPLRFEDTLSGSSTGWTDEKHMLYISSLELSFVTKLYDGEVNSNGVLCWSSSEWRRKTHNGNHRNTEVDQQVYSRMVEADAAESRLSQAEHTPSYDEDQDGRKAYYMDDDDDDDASTSDPRQEGISYYARRKNFGGSCTSHLHWHGHSLSGTDLSDQNFVDNETEVSEEQRRVCSNKRLKLAADTTSSPAAPSAIHHVEIDYSGNS from the exons ATGGGCGGATTCGCTCAGCGCGGGATGGCAGGCGAGCCAGAGAACCCGCGCGATCCGCTGCGCTTCGAG GACACACTGAGCGGTTCATCAACTGGATggacagatgagaagcacatgctCTATATTAGCTCACTGGAGTTATCATTTGTTACTAAATTATATGATGGAGAAGTCAACTCGAATGGGGTGCTCTGCTGGTCTTCAAGTGAATGGAGGCGTAAAACTCATAATGGAAATCACAGAAACACAGAAGTTGATCAG CAGGTATATAGCAGGATGGTTGAGGCTGATGCAGCCGAATCCAGATTATCACAGGCTGAGCATACACCTTCATATGACGAGGATCAGGATGGCAGGAAAGCTTATTatatggatgatgatgatgatgatgatgcatcaACTAGTGATCCAAGACAAGAGGGAATCAGTTACTATGCAAGACGGAAGAACTTTGGAGGGTCTTGTACTTCCCATTTGCACTGGCATGGGCATTCCCTTTCTGGAACAG ATTTATCAGATCAGAATTTTGTTGACAATGAGACTGAAGTTAGCGAGGAACAAAGGAGAGTATGTAGCAACAAGCGACTGAAACTAGCCGCGGATACAACCAGTAGTCCG GCTGCTCCATCTGCAATTCATCATGTGGAAATAGATTACAGTGGTAATTCATAA
- the LOC124698510 gene encoding uncharacterized protein LOC124698510 isoform X5 — protein MLYISSLELSFVTKLYDGEVNSNGVLCWSSSEWRRKTHNGNHRNTEVDQQVYSRMVEADAAESRLSQAEHTPSYDEDQDGRKAYYMDDDDDDDASTSDPRQEGISYYARRKNFGGSCTSHLHWHGHSLSGTDLSDQNFVDNETEVSEEQRRVCSNKRLKLAADTTSSPAAPSAIHHVEIDYSGNS, from the exons atgctCTATATTAGCTCACTGGAGTTATCATTTGTTACTAAATTATATGATGGAGAAGTCAACTCGAATGGGGTGCTCTGCTGGTCTTCAAGTGAATGGAGGCGTAAAACTCATAATGGAAATCACAGAAACACAGAAGTTGATCAG CAGGTATATAGCAGGATGGTTGAGGCTGATGCAGCCGAATCCAGATTATCACAGGCTGAGCATACACCTTCATATGACGAGGATCAGGATGGCAGGAAAGCTTATTatatggatgatgatgatgatgatgatgcatcaACTAGTGATCCAAGACAAGAGGGAATCAGTTACTATGCAAGACGGAAGAACTTTGGAGGGTCTTGTACTTCCCATTTGCACTGGCATGGGCATTCCCTTTCTGGAACAG ATTTATCAGATCAGAATTTTGTTGACAATGAGACTGAAGTTAGCGAGGAACAAAGGAGAGTATGTAGCAACAAGCGACTGAAACTAGCCGCGGATACAACCAGTAGTCCG GCTGCTCCATCTGCAATTCATCATGTGGAAATAGATTACAGTGGTAATTCATAA
- the LOC124698510 gene encoding uncharacterized protein LOC124698510 isoform X3: protein MRYTDCPVMLSVVQDTLSGSSTGWTDEKHMLYISSLELSFVTKLYDGEVNSNGVLCWSSSEWRRKTHNGNHRNTEVDQQVYSRMVEADAAESRLSQAEHTPSYDEDQDGRKAYYMDDDDDDDASTSDPRQEGISYYARRKNFGGSCTSHLHWHGHSLSGTDLSDQNFVDNETEVSEEQRRVCSNKRLKLAADTTSSPAAPSAIHHVEIDYSGNS from the exons ATGAGGTATACAGACTGCCCAGTGATGCTTTCTGTTGTTCAG GACACACTGAGCGGTTCATCAACTGGATggacagatgagaagcacatgctCTATATTAGCTCACTGGAGTTATCATTTGTTACTAAATTATATGATGGAGAAGTCAACTCGAATGGGGTGCTCTGCTGGTCTTCAAGTGAATGGAGGCGTAAAACTCATAATGGAAATCACAGAAACACAGAAGTTGATCAG CAGGTATATAGCAGGATGGTTGAGGCTGATGCAGCCGAATCCAGATTATCACAGGCTGAGCATACACCTTCATATGACGAGGATCAGGATGGCAGGAAAGCTTATTatatggatgatgatgatgatgatgatgcatcaACTAGTGATCCAAGACAAGAGGGAATCAGTTACTATGCAAGACGGAAGAACTTTGGAGGGTCTTGTACTTCCCATTTGCACTGGCATGGGCATTCCCTTTCTGGAACAG ATTTATCAGATCAGAATTTTGTTGACAATGAGACTGAAGTTAGCGAGGAACAAAGGAGAGTATGTAGCAACAAGCGACTGAAACTAGCCGCGGATACAACCAGTAGTCCG GCTGCTCCATCTGCAATTCATCATGTGGAAATAGATTACAGTGGTAATTCATAA